In one Synergistaceae bacterium genomic region, the following are encoded:
- the tnpA gene encoding IS200/IS605 family transposase gives MAYQRWIHSNTSVFNIGYYLIWCPKYRRKVLVGDVEIRLKELLYEKADEINVQIAKLEIMPDHIHAFVKTRPINAPHYIVRQLKSYTARV, from the coding sequence ACGATGGATTCATTCGAACACATCTGTGTTCAATATTGGCTATTATCTTATCTGGTGTCCAAAATATCGGCGCAAGGTGCTTGTTGGTGATGTAGAAATCCGACTCAAAGAACTTTTATACGAGAAAGCTGATGAGATCAATGTTCAGATTGCGAAGCTTGAGATCATGCCGGATCACATTCACGCCTTTGTCAAAACGCGGCCTATAAACGCTCCTCACTATATTGTCCGACAGCTCAAGAGCTATACGGCAAGAGTA